In Rutidosis leptorrhynchoides isolate AG116_Rl617_1_P2 chromosome 2, CSIRO_AGI_Rlap_v1, whole genome shotgun sequence, one genomic interval encodes:
- the LOC139890431 gene encoding uncharacterized protein encodes MHGSELTWPSTWYTEFNAIQDVAPPILTDQSDIVQWRDCSGNWIDFSVSVVWDTIRPHAPTIPWCSVIWYSQCIPRHAFIVWLLMGERLKTQDKLKACERNLQLNVNLTCALCKSQPDSHDHLFFYCPVSKQLCKKFTHVVAVANWSSDWKNLREILIPYANRNVARGVVAKLVFGALVYYVWQERNNRLYGQRLVRWTSSMKLPSQQFE; translated from the coding sequence ATGCATGGTTCTGAATTGACATGGCCGAGTACGTGGTATACGGAATTTAATGCTATCCAAGATGTTGCGCCTCCCATTCTTACGGATCAATCTGATATAGTTCAATGGCGAGATTGTAGTGGTAATTGGATAGATTTTTCAGTTAGCGTGGTATGGGATACAATTCGTCCCCATGCTCCTACGATCCCGTGGTGTAGCGTGATTTGGTATAGCCAATGCATTCCCCGGCACGCATTTATTGTTTGGCTTCTTATGGGAGAACGGTTGAAAACCCAGGATAAATTAAAGGCATGCGAACGAAATTTACAATTGAATGTGAATTTGACGTGTGCCTTGTGTAAGTCTCAACCTGACTCGCATGATCATTTATTTTTTTATTGCCCCGTTTCGAAACAATTATGCAAGAAGTTCACGCATGTGGTTGCGGTTGCAAACTGGAGTAGCGATTGGAAAAATCTTCGGGAAATTCTAATCCCTTATGCGAACCGCAATGTTGCTCGTGGTGTTGTTGCTAAACTCGTTTTTGGTGCCTTGGTTTACTACGTGTGGCAGGAAAGAAACAACCGGTTATATGGCCAAAGGCTCGTTCGGTGGACCAGCTCTATGAAGTTACCTTCTCAACAGTTTGAATGA